The Rhizobium rhizogenes sequence AACTGGTCGTTCGGTTTTAGCGACGAGAAGCCCATGAACAACAGGGGCAAAATGAAGATCGCCGCGAAGGCGAGCATGAGCACATAGTTGCCGATGAGAAAAGCGAGGCTCTTGCGTTGTCCGGCCTGCATCATTGCTTCTCCCTTGTCATGTATCGCTGGGTCAAGGAAATGCACAGAACAAGCAGGAACAGGACGACCGAGATTGCGGAGCCTGCCGCGATGTCCTGCTGTCGATATCCTCGTTCAACGGCCTGGTAGACGATGCTTTGAGTGGAATCACGAGGCCCGCCCTTGGTCATCACATCGATCTGTGCGAAAAGTGCAAAAGCCTGCATGGTGATGACGATGATAATCAGCACGGCTGTGTTGCGCAGCAGCGGCCAGGTTATCATGCTGAACCTTTGCCAGCGGCTCGCTCCTTCGATGTCGGCTGCCTCGTAAAGATCCGGAGAGATGGTTTGCAGGCCGGAGAGCCATATGACCATGTGGAACCCAACACCCTGCCAGACCGACATCACCAGAATGGCCCATAAGGCGGTATCGGTTCTGCCCAGCCAGTCGATGGGCTGGACGAGCCCGAAGCTCATGTAACTCAAGAGGCTGTTCAGGAGCCCGTTATCGGCTGCATAGATAAACCGCCAGAGCAGCGCCACCACCACCACCGACAGCACGACAGGCATGAAGTAAATCGCCCGGAAAATCGTGACGCCGGGGATCTTCTGGTTCACCAACAGGGCAAGAAACAGCGCCAGTGCTGCTTGAACCGGCGCGACGACGACCACGAAGGAAAGCGTGTTGACAAGGGCCGTCAGGAATACGACGTCGCTGGCCAGAATAACGATCTTGTCCTCGCCCCAGCTGAAACTCTTATATTCCCGCATCCCTTCCAGATGGGGATAGTCGGGATTGTTGCGGGTGAAACTGCGAATTCTCGGATAGGAGACGGAACCATCCGCATCCCGGCTGATGCTGCCGTCCGCCTCTTTTTGCGGTTCGAGCGTCAGCACGCCGATACCCAGCAGCCGGGTGTAATTTTCAACGCCGACAAACTCGGTCGGATTGGGAGACGTCAGCCGCTGGTTGGTGAAGGAAAAACCGAGCCCCAGCAGAAAGGGTGTGACCAGGAACAGCCCGATCAGCACCATCGCCGGTGCAGCCATGAGCCAGCCTGTGAAGCTGTCTCGGGTCAGCTTTCCCTTTGAAGAAAAGAACGCCATCGACCACCTGCCCCTATTTGGGTTGGTAACCGGAATTGCGCTCTATGTTGTTGTTTATCTCGTCTGTCGCGTTGTCCAGCGTATCGGCAACATCCGCGCCGTTGGCAATGTCGGAAAGGGCCTTGGAAAAGACCGGCGAGATGAAGGCGTAAGCCGGCGTGACCGGACGCAATGTTCCCTGACGCCTGGACAGTTCGAAGAAAACCTCGAGCGGACCGCCCTGCCTGTAATTCCTCGTCATCTGGGCAGCCGCGGAGGTGGCCGGGATGAGACCGATCGCATCGGAGAACTGTGCGAGATATTTGTCCTGTATGGCGAATTCGATGAAGGCGGACGCGCCTTGCGGATGCTTGCTGGTGGCCGACACGCCAAACTGCCAGGATCCGGCACCGATCTTCGGTCCCTGCCCGAAATCGGGTGCGGGCAGGAACAGCAGATCATCGCCGTATTTCTCCAGCGCCTTCACCGCAACCCAGTTGCCCATCCATTGCAAGGCGTGGCGACCTTCCAGAAAGCCGGTTTCGTGATCGGCAGGCGATTGTGACGTTCCGGGCGCAAGTTTTTTCTCGAACAGAGACTGCCACCATTCTCCGAATTTGATGGCATTTTCCCCGTTGAGAACGTTCTCGGCGGTTTGATAGTTTTCCTTGTCAATCAGGCTGCCGCCGAAGCTCTCCAGAAACGGGCTGAAGGCATAGCTGTACCATTCGGTTTTATCGGCCATTCCAAGGTCGATCGCATATTCGAACTTGCCGCTGGCCGCGAGCTTTTCAAGTGCCGCATTGAACTCTTCACCGGTCCACGGCTGTTCCAGTGTTGGAATGCGAATACCGTTTTCATCGAGAACCGATTTGCGGGCGAAGACCGCTACGGCTGCGTCCCACAGGCCGACGGAATACAGCTTGTCTCCCCACTTGCCCACGGCGCCGGGCAGGAAATTCGCAAGCTTCGCCTCATCGATCTGCAACGGTTGCAGATAGCCGGACCAGGCCCAGTTCGGCATGTTTGGCCCATCGACGTCCAAAATGTCAGGCAGCTTGTTGGAAAGAGCGGCGGCGGTGACGGATTCATTATATGCGGTTTGAGGGAATTCCTGAAGCGAGACCCGCCAGTCCGACTGGGACGAGTTGAAGTCCTCGATGATGCCGGCCAGGATCTTGCGTTCTTCAACATTGCCAGCACCGTGATACCACATCGTCAGGTCGGTCTGCGCCAGTGCCACAGTGGAAAAAAGCGTCGACAAGGCAGCGGCTGCCCCCACAAAAATGGCTTTGGTAATCATAGATGGTCCTCCTCCTGATGAAGGGTAACTTCAACATCTACAGATTGTTCCGCAAAAAAGTCTGCATTCAGGCGCTGCATCCTCTCAAGAACGCAAGTGGAAGGAGCTTCCGGGAATTCGCCAAAACAATGCTGCTCCGCTGAAGTGGTGTTGCAGCAATCGCCTCTGATTTGGCCTTGCAGGCAATCCACAAGCTTATGGTGCCAGTTGCTTCCGATTCACTGGCGCGCTGCCATTCGGAAGCCAAGGATTTGATTTTATTAAAAGTTTTGACGACAATAAGCCTTGGGAGATCGACCCCGCTCACCTGCGAAACTGGATTCTAGTTGGAATTTCGCAGCGGTGTTAGTGAGACCATCGCAAGGGCCGAAAAGATTGCGCTTGCTATCGTCAGCGGCCAGAGACCGACCAGAATATATGGGGCGACAACGACGGTTCCAAAGGTGGCGACGCTTAAAATTGCGGCGACAACGATTGCCGCAGCGCGCGAGGGGTCGCCGCGGGCGGCAATTATTGCCCGATGAAACCCTATCGGGCCTCTGATGCCGAACCCGAAATTCACGACCACCCACATTGGAACAAGCACATAAAGGTTCTTTCCCTCGGCGAGTGCGTAGATGAGAATCGCAAGAAACGCGACAGGCATGATCGTTGTGCCCGCGCGGATGGTCCTCAAAGTACCGAATTTCATTGCCAGCCATGCAGAGGAATTCGCCGCGAGAATGAATGCCACGATGCCAAAGACCTGCAGGATCACAAAGTCCCTGATCTCCTTGTCCAGAGGGCCAGTCAACACGGCTGGCGCACCAAAGACGAAAACAAGTAGAGCACCCAGCGAGAGTGCCTGACTTGAGGCATAGCTGACAAATTCGATATTTTTCAGGATCGCTAGGTAGCCGCTATGACTTTGCAGCTTCTGCGCTGGACGTGGAAAATATGCTTGCTGCCAGAGAATGGCTGCGCCGACCAGTGCTGCGAGCAGCGCCAAGATGAGGAAGGAAAGCTTCCAACTCCCGATCTCCAGCAGATATGCTCCAGCGATCGGGGCCAGTGCGGGTGCCAGCGATTCGATGGAACCGAGGCGCCCCATGGCCGAAGCTGCCTTGTCTTGCGGGTAGAGACCTTGAATGAAGCCGGGAGCGAATACAGCCGGAGCCGATCCGAATGCGCCTTGGGCAAACCGCAACACAATCAGCCACTCGATGGAAGGTGACGCTGCGGCGGCCAGAGACGCAACCCCAAACAGGGCAAGTGACGCAACCAGCAGCATGCATGAATCAAAGCGCGCGCCAAGCTCACCAAAGATCAAAAGGCCAACCAGTGTGCCGAAAACATAGGCCGCAAGGACGAGCTGGGCAATCTCAACAGTTCCGCCAAGCTGAAGCGGCAAGCTTGGAATGGCTGGAAGCACCAGATCGGTCCCGGCGATACCAAGAACGGTTCCGCTGGCAATGAGAACGAACAGCAGTGACGTTTTCGGGGCCGTAGACATCGTTCCTTGGTATCAGAAGCGTGCCATGCGACCAATTATGCTGCATTGATTCCTGTTATTCAATTATTTGATCTTTTCGCGCTGCGCCAGCCGACATTGAGGCCTTGTCTTCCCTGGAGCTTTGGGGTCGCGAACCACCAGCCAGTGAAACCGCCCATTAAAATGGTGGCAGTACTCCCGGAAAATGGGCAGATATGGCGGCCATTGGCGCATTTCTGCTCTCTACACAGGTTTTTCTGATGCGGCCGTTGCCCGGAACTATTCGGAGGAGCGAATTTCTGCGGCTACCAACGATATCTGCGGCATCGGCATTCGCTGGAGCGGCCGCGGCGATGTTTTTGAAGCGTATGTGTGGCGTCCCCTGCATATCGCAGAAGATTGAGGATCAAGGCGGGCAGGCAATCAACCAGGCGGAGGTTCGACGTCGGGCACAACTGACAATGTGTGCTTGAGGCATTTAAGTGCGAAACAGGAACGGGAATGACGTACGCCCTCGATCTTGTAGAGCTTGCGGCGCAGAAACTGCTCGTAACCTTTCGTTCCTGCCACCGCCACCTTGATGAGATAATCATATTCGCCGGTGGTCAGATAGGCTTCCAGCACCTCCGGAAGTGCCGCCATGGCTGCGCCGAAACGTTCCAGAACCTCATCGTCGTGGCGCTCCAGCATCACTTCGATAATCACCGTCTCGGTTAGTCCGAGGTGGGCCTGATCGATAATGGCCGTGTAACCGCGAATGACCCCCTCGTCTTCCATCCGCTTGGTGCGCTGCCAGCAAGGGCTGGGTGACAACCCCACCTTTTCTGACAGCTCCGTATTGCTCAGCCTGCCGTTATCCAGCAGGGCCCGCAATATTTTGCGGTCAATTCTGTCCAACGGCTTCGTCATGCCGATCTCCCCGAAACATGCTGCAAAAAAATCTGCCGCCCATGAGGCTGCTGGCGAAAGAAGTGTTTTCCGGTACGCCGTTTGGCGGCGTCATTCGAAAGCACCTTCGGTCGGGCTTTGAGTACCGTACTGCAAGGTACAGGCAGCAGGGAGGAGCAGGCATGGCACCAGTACAGCAACAGCATTTTCCAAGGCCGAGAACGCTGATCCATCCCGGCATTTCCTCGCCGGTGCGCATCAATAGCCTGCGCTCGCCGTCTGCGCGTCATGTGCGGTTGTCCATTGCGCCGGGGCGCAGCCTTTTCGACGGCATCGTGCAGCCGCTTTTCGAAAACGGCATCGAAAATGCCTCGCTCACCATTCTCGGTGGTTATTTCGACATATTGTCCTATTGCGTGGCCCCGCCCGATCCTTCCGGCAGGGCGGTCATTGCCTATACGAAACCCATCGATGCCGGTGCAGCCTGGCTGGTTTTCGGCAACGCCACACTGGGGCGCAGCATGAAGGATGAGCCGATCGTTCACTGCCATGCGGCCATGCGCACCGGGGCAGGTGTGGTCAGGGGCGGCCATTTGCTGACGGAATCCTGTATTGTCGGAGAGGGCGGTATTTCCGCACTTGTGACCTCGCTCGACAGTTTCGTGTTGCAGCAATCCTTCGATCCCGAAACCAATATTCCTCTTCTTCAACCGAAGAACCGCACGGAGCGCGCCGATGAACACGCATGATCATGTCGAATCCGGCTCCATGGGCCGTGTGGCCTATGCCCGCATCGCGCCCAATGAAGACCTCGTGCTGGGCGTCGAGAAGCTGTGCCTCGCGGAAGGGTTCCGCAATGCCTTCGTGCGCGGTGCGCTTGGTAGTCTCGTCGATGCCTGCCTTGGCACCCGCGGCAGCGAGTTCGTACAAATTCGCGGTCCGGCGGTGGAAATCGTCTCGATTGCCGGTGAAGTGCGTGCCCAGCCCGATGGTTCGCTGCGGGCCGCGTTGACCGGCGTTGTCGCCGATACCGAGGGTGCGGTTTACGGCGGTCCGTTCATCGCGGGCGCCAACCCCGTATGTATGACCTTTGAGGTGACGCTGGAAGAATGGTTGCCCTCGGAGACGTCCCAGGCGGCGTGAGTTGCGACATGATTGGCCGTTGAATTGCGCGGTGTTGCCAACAGCCCCGGCGCAACTCATGCGGCTGCCCCTTGTCTTTCGCTCAGAAGTAATTCGAAAGTGACGCAAACCGGGTTTTTGCCGCGTACCAATCGTCCGCCGCTGATGTGGGTGGTGAGATCGACCATTGCGATATCCAGCGTCGCCTGTTGGTCGCCCATAACGGGATCGACGCGGCCATTGCGAATGAGGATTTCGCTCGCATAGGCCGTCAGCGACGTTCCGTCCTCGTAATCCACGCCGATCAGACTGCCAATACCATTGACCTCGGCTTGTTGCAGGCCGAATTGCTGGCAGGCGGCTTCAAGGGCCGTGCAAATATCGGTATTGGGCCGCACGGTGCATAACAGCGCCCGCAGGCCCGCATCCTTGCGGTTGCGTGGTTGCGCGATAGGGGTGAAGAGCGGGAAATTAGTTTCCTCATCCCTTCGCACATCGAGGATTGCGCCATCCAGCGCCAACGCCTCAAGCGGCGTCTCTGCAGCAAACTCGGCCTCGAAAGGCAGCAGATGCCCCATGGAAACAACGCCGTCGGCACTTTTCCATGAGCCATGGCAGTGCAGAAAGGGCTTACCGTCACGGCGTCCCATATGCAGGCCGGCATCGATGATGGTGCCGCCTGGCATGGAAAAGGTTTCGCTATACCAGGCGGCATGGGCGTCATCGGGCGCGGCTGCGGGCATGACATAATGCAGCCGTTTCATCGGCACGTTTTTCAACCTGATGTAACCACCCTCGAAACCCCGCGCCGCAAAGGCATCGGCAATTGCCTCGTTGACGCAGACGCCGGATCTGGCCGTCAGCGTGACGGGATGGGCATGGCAGCCGACGGCGCGAAAGCGTTCGGGCGTTATCGGTCCGGGATGGACGATGCGGCGGGGAAGCTCCTGCGTGCCTGTCTCCATCATACCGCGAGCCCTGCGGTAATGAAGCCGCCATCCACGGCAAGCACCTGTCCGTTGATGTAGCTCGCGTCATCTGACACGAGGAAAGCCACCGCAGAGGCGATCTCATCCGTCCTGCCATAGCGATGCATGGGAACGCGGCTATGCCATTGGCTGCGAACATTCTCCGTATGAACTGCCTGGGTCAGCGGAGTGTCGACCGGACCGGGAGCAATTGCATTGACGCGAATGCCTGATTGCCCCAGCTCGTTTGCCATCACCATCGTCAAAAGATTGACTCCGCCCTTCGAAGCGCCATAGGCGCTGCGGCCACGATTGCCGCACATGCCGGAAACCGAGCTGATATTGACGATGGAGCCGGAAATATCACGGTTCAGCCAATAACGGGCTGCGGCACGAGCCACTGCGAAGCTGCCGACGAGGTTGACATCAACGATACGGCGAAATTCTTCGACGCTGGTGTCGACGGAGAGCTTGTCAATACCGATGCCGGCGCTGTTGACTACGGCCACAAGATCAACCGCGTGATCGCCGCCGCCTACCGTGAAGGTGGCGAAAGCCTCTTCTATCGACGTCTCATCCGCCACGTTGCAGACGATGCCGCGCGAGGGGGCTATGCCGAGTTTTTCGCAGGCCGCATCCAGCGCTTCCCGCTTGAGATCCAGCAGCCATGGCTGCCAGCCGCGCGCCATCAAAAGCTGCGCCGTGGAAAAACCGATGCCGGATGCACCGCCGGTGATTGCGACCGCGCCTTTTGTCCCTACCGTCTGCTGTGTCATAGCCTCTCCTCCCGGTTGGATGTCGTATGCGTCAACCTGTCCGTTTTTCTTCGAAAACCGGCATCTGGCCACGTTTTTCCAGCTCCTCGCGGATCATTTTCTTGGTGATCTTGCCATAGGCGGATTTCGGCATGGCATCCCAGAACACCACGGTTTTCGGCAGCTTGTAGCGGGCCATCTTGCCTTCCAGATAGGCCTTGAGGTCGATGCCGGCGATATCCGCGCCCTCGCGCGCCACACAAACCGCCACGCCAACCTCGCCCCACACCGCATCCGGCACGCCCAGAACCGCGGTCTCGCTGATATCCGGATGCATGAGGATTTTTTCCTCGATCTCACGCGGGTAAATGTTCGAGCCGCCGGAAATATACATGTCGGAGGCACGGCCGGTGATGTAAACGAAGCCGTTCTCATCGCGATGACCGAGATCGCCGGTGCGGAACCAGCCGTTGCGGAAGGCCTTGGCATTGGCCTCGGCATTATCGTAATAGCCGGCAAAAACGGCGGGACCGATGACGCAGATCTCGCCGGTTTCGCCGGCTGGGAGTTCCTCGCCCGCTTCGTTCTGAATCTGCACCTCCATGCCGGTACGATCAAAACCACAGGTGCCGAGCCGCGCGTCCGGGCCATCTTCGGCGCTGTGGAAAGAAGGAGGTAGCACGGTGATATTTCCGGTGACTTCACCGAGGCCGAAATATTGCACCAGCACCGGACCGAGTTTTGCCAATGCCCGTTTTTGATCGGTGCGATACATCGGCGCGCCAGCATAGATGACGTAGCGCAGGGAGGAATGATCGAAGCGATCCACGGCCGGGTCTTCGATCAGCATTTTCAGAATGGTCGGCACGGTGAAGGCATTGGTGACACGCCATTTCTCGATCAGTGCCCATACGGCCGGCACATCGAGCTTTTCCGCAGCCGGAAGCACCGTTTTTGACCCGTGGGCAACCTGTACCAGCTGGTGGATGCCGGCACCATGCGAAAGCGGCGCGACAACGATCGAGGCATCGTTCGTTCCCGTTCCCGGCATCAGATCGCACAGGTGATTGGTGATGACGAAGGCCATCTGACCATGGGTCAGCACCGCCGCCTTGGGGCGGCCGGTGGTGCCTGAGGTGAAGAAGAACCAGCAGGGGTCGTCTCGGTTCACAGCTTCGCTTTTGACCTTCCGGCCCAGATGACGGGCCACGATGGCATCGTAATCCTCACCGAAATCGGCCCGGCCGATGGCAATGGTGAATTCGATTGCGGTTGCTTCACGGCTTGCCTTGGCATGATCGGGAAAAGCGCCGCCGCAGATCATGCCGCGCGCGCCGCTGGCTTTGGCCAGGTAAGCCACTTCATCTGATGACTGGCGGTAATTGGTTGGCACCCACACCGCACCCACCCGGAAGCAGGCGAACATGGATTCGAACATCTGGTTGTTGTTGGAAGACTGCACCAGAATGCGATCGCCCTTTCTGACGCCGAATTCACTCACCAGCGCATGGGCCATGGCATCGACGCGAGCATCCATTTGAGCCCAGGTCCAGGTGTTTTCGCCCCAGACGAAGCCGACGTGGTCAGGATTGCGGCGTGCCGCCTGGGTCAGGAAATGCGAGAGATTCATCACCCGCGTGGTGGAGGGCGCGACTCCGCCCGCAGGATGCTGCACGGCACTTTGCGTCGTCATTTCACGCGCTCCATGATCGAGACGTAGTTGGCAACAGCAGTGCCCCCCATGTTGAACACGCCGGCCAGCGAGGCATTGGGTATCTGCATGTCGCCTGCCTCGCCCATCAATTGCATGGCTGCCATGACGTGCATGGAAACGCCGGTCGCGCCAACGGGATGGCCCTTCGACTTCAGGCCTCCGGATGGGTTGACCGGCAGGCGCCCAGTCTTCAGCGTTGTGCCCTCCTGCACCACCCGGTGCCCTTCACCGGGCTTCGCCAGCCCCATCGCCTCATATTCAATGAGTTCGGCAATGGTGAAGCAGTCGTGTGTTTCGACGAAGGAGAGATCGTCGAGCGTTGCGCCGGCAAGTTCCAGCGAGCCAGCCCAGGCGCGGCGCGCGCCTTCAAACGCCAGCGGATCGCGGCGGCTCAGCGCCAGAATGTCATTGACATGCCTGCGGCCCCTGAAGCCGATGGCGCGGTTGAGTGTGGCTGCCGTTTCCTCATCGGCTAGAATGATCGCGGCGGCCCCGTCGGAGATCAGCGAGCAGTCGGTACGGCGCAGGGGGCCTGCGACATAGGGATTTTTCTCCGATACCGTATTGCAGAAATCGAAGCCGAAATCCTTGCGCATATGGGCATAGGGATTGACCGCGCCATTGGCATGGTTCTTGGCGGCAATCATCGCCAGCTCTTCTGAGCGATCGCCATAACGCTGGAAATAGGCCTGTGCGATACGTCCGAACTGGCCGGCAAAGCCGCCCGAAATATCGGCTTCCTCCGCCCGGTAGCAGGCGGAGAGCAGGATTTCGCCGACTTCCGCCGTCGGCAGCGCCGTCATTTTTTCGGCCCCAACGACAAGAGCGATGCGCCCTCGCCCTGCCTCGATGAAATCCATGGCGCTGTAAAGGGCGGCCGATCCTGTCGAGCAGGCATTCTCGAACCGCACCGCCGGCGTATAGGCAAGCCGCTCATCGCCCATCGCTACCAAAGAGCCCTGAAAGTCCTGCTTCGAGAAGCCGTTATTCATCACGCCGACGAAGATGCCGTCGATATCGCCGACGTCGATGCCGGCATGATCTATGGCTGGCGCCACGACCGAAGCCATCAGTT is a genomic window containing:
- a CDS encoding carbohydrate ABC transporter permease; translation: MAFFSSKGKLTRDSFTGWLMAAPAMVLIGLFLVTPFLLGLGFSFTNQRLTSPNPTEFVGVENYTRLLGIGVLTLEPQKEADGSISRDADGSVSYPRIRSFTRNNPDYPHLEGMREYKSFSWGEDKIVILASDVVFLTALVNTLSFVVVVAPVQAALALFLALLVNQKIPGVTIFRAIYFMPVVLSVVVVALLWRFIYAADNGLLNSLLSYMSFGLVQPIDWLGRTDTALWAILVMSVWQGVGFHMVIWLSGLQTISPDLYEAADIEGASRWQRFSMITWPLLRNTAVLIIIVITMQAFALFAQIDVMTKGGPRDSTQSIVYQAVERGYRQQDIAAGSAISVVLFLLVLCISLTQRYMTREKQ
- a CDS encoding acyl-CoA synthetase codes for the protein MTTQSAVQHPAGGVAPSTTRVMNLSHFLTQAARRNPDHVGFVWGENTWTWAQMDARVDAMAHALVSEFGVRKGDRILVQSSNNNQMFESMFACFRVGAVWVPTNYRQSSDEVAYLAKASGARGMICGGAFPDHAKASREATAIEFTIAIGRADFGEDYDAIVARHLGRKVKSEAVNRDDPCWFFFTSGTTGRPKAAVLTHGQMAFVITNHLCDLMPGTGTNDASIVVAPLSHGAGIHQLVQVAHGSKTVLPAAEKLDVPAVWALIEKWRVTNAFTVPTILKMLIEDPAVDRFDHSSLRYVIYAGAPMYRTDQKRALAKLGPVLVQYFGLGEVTGNITVLPPSFHSAEDGPDARLGTCGFDRTGMEVQIQNEAGEELPAGETGEICVIGPAVFAGYYDNAEANAKAFRNGWFRTGDLGHRDENGFVYITGRASDMYISGGSNIYPREIEEKILMHPDISETAVLGVPDAVWGEVGVAVCVAREGADIAGIDLKAYLEGKMARYKLPKTVVFWDAMPKSAYGKITKKMIREELEKRGQMPVFEEKRTG
- a CDS encoding MFS transporter, with the protein product MSTAPKTSLLFVLIASGTVLGIAGTDLVLPAIPSLPLQLGGTVEIAQLVLAAYVFGTLVGLLIFGELGARFDSCMLLVASLALFGVASLAAAASPSIEWLIVLRFAQGAFGSAPAVFAPGFIQGLYPQDKAASAMGRLGSIESLAPALAPIAGAYLLEIGSWKLSFLILALLAALVGAAILWQQAYFPRPAQKLQSHSGYLAILKNIEFVSYASSQALSLGALLVFVFGAPAVLTGPLDKEIRDFVILQVFGIVAFILAANSSAWLAMKFGTLRTIRAGTTIMPVAFLAILIYALAEGKNLYVLVPMWVVVNFGFGIRGPIGFHRAIIAARGDPSRAAAIVVAAILSVATFGTVVVAPYILVGLWPLTIASAIFSALAMVSLTPLRNSN
- a CDS encoding acetyl-CoA acetyltransferase — its product is MSKAQIVGWAHSPFGKSALENTEQLMASVVAPAIDHAGIDVGDIDGIFVGVMNNGFSKQDFQGSLVAMGDERLAYTPAVRFENACSTGSAALYSAMDFIEAGRGRIALVVGAEKMTALPTAEVGEILLSACYRAEEADISGGFAGQFGRIAQAYFQRYGDRSEELAMIAAKNHANGAVNPYAHMRKDFGFDFCNTVSEKNPYVAGPLRRTDCSLISDGAAAIILADEETAATLNRAIGFRGRRHVNDILALSRRDPLAFEGARRAWAGSLELAGATLDDLSFVETHDCFTIAELIEYEAMGLAKPGEGHRVVQEGTTLKTGRLPVNPSGGLKSKGHPVGATGVSMHVMAAMQLMGEAGDMQIPNASLAGVFNMGGTAVANYVSIMERVK
- a CDS encoding DUF296 domain-containing protein, with amino-acid sequence MAPVQQQHFPRPRTLIHPGISSPVRINSLRSPSARHVRLSIAPGRSLFDGIVQPLFENGIENASLTILGGYFDILSYCVAPPDPSGRAVIAYTKPIDAGAAWLVFGNATLGRSMKDEPIVHCHAAMRTGAGVVRGGHLLTESCIVGEGGISALVTSLDSFVLQQSFDPETNIPLLQPKNRTERADEHA
- a CDS encoding SDR family NAD(P)-dependent oxidoreductase, with translation MTQQTVGTKGAVAITGGASGIGFSTAQLLMARGWQPWLLDLKREALDAACEKLGIAPSRGIVCNVADETSIEEAFATFTVGGGDHAVDLVAVVNSAGIGIDKLSVDTSVEEFRRIVDVNLVGSFAVARAAARYWLNRDISGSIVNISSVSGMCGNRGRSAYGASKGGVNLLTMVMANELGQSGIRVNAIAPGPVDTPLTQAVHTENVRSQWHSRVPMHRYGRTDEIASAVAFLVSDDASYINGQVLAVDGGFITAGLAV
- a CDS encoding extracellular solute-binding protein; protein product: MITKAIFVGAAAALSTLFSTVALAQTDLTMWYHGAGNVEERKILAGIIEDFNSSQSDWRVSLQEFPQTAYNESVTAAALSNKLPDILDVDGPNMPNWAWSGYLQPLQIDEAKLANFLPGAVGKWGDKLYSVGLWDAAVAVFARKSVLDENGIRIPTLEQPWTGEEFNAALEKLAASGKFEYAIDLGMADKTEWYSYAFSPFLESFGGSLIDKENYQTAENVLNGENAIKFGEWWQSLFEKKLAPGTSQSPADHETGFLEGRHALQWMGNWVAVKALEKYGDDLLFLPAPDFGQGPKIGAGSWQFGVSATSKHPQGASAFIEFAIQDKYLAQFSDAIGLIPATSAAAQMTRNYRQGGPLEVFFELSRRQGTLRPVTPAYAFISPVFSKALSDIANGADVADTLDNATDEINNNIERNSGYQPK
- a CDS encoding PPC domain-containing DNA-binding protein, producing MNTHDHVESGSMGRVAYARIAPNEDLVLGVEKLCLAEGFRNAFVRGALGSLVDACLGTRGSEFVQIRGPAVEIVSIAGEVRAQPDGSLRAALTGVVADTEGAVYGGPFIAGANPVCMTFEVTLEEWLPSETSQAA
- a CDS encoding PCC domain-containing protein yields the protein MMETGTQELPRRIVHPGPITPERFRAVGCHAHPVTLTARSGVCVNEAIADAFAARGFEGGYIRLKNVPMKRLHYVMPAAAPDDAHAAWYSETFSMPGGTIIDAGLHMGRRDGKPFLHCHGSWKSADGVVSMGHLLPFEAEFAAETPLEALALDGAILDVRRDEETNFPLFTPIAQPRNRKDAGLRALLCTVRPNTDICTALEAACQQFGLQQAEVNGIGSLIGVDYEDGTSLTAYASEILIRNGRVDPVMGDQQATLDIAMVDLTTHISGGRLVRGKNPVCVTFELLLSERQGAAA
- a CDS encoding Lrp/AsnC family transcriptional regulator, encoding MTKPLDRIDRKILRALLDNGRLSNTELSEKVGLSPSPCWQRTKRMEDEGVIRGYTAIIDQAHLGLTETVIIEVMLERHDDEVLERFGAAMAALPEVLEAYLTTGEYDYLIKVAVAGTKGYEQFLRRKLYKIEGVRHSRSCFALKCLKHTLSVVPDVEPPPG